A genomic segment from Candidatus Brocadia sinica JPN1 encodes:
- the glgX gene encoding glycogen debranching protein GlgX, with translation MSHINTKGRSSPLGATVYEDGVNFSVFSRNATGVELLFFDHEDNDKPVRSIQIDPWAGRTYHYWHVFVSGVQAGQLYGYRVRGPHEPARGMRFDPSKVLLDPYGRGVAVPRNYSREAASKAGDNAAVAMKSVVVDTHKYNWEGDTSIKRPSSRMIIYEMHVRGFTRHPSSGVSEKARGTYAGLIEKIPYLQELGVTAVELLPVFQFDAQDCPPGLVNYWGYAPVSFFSPHQAYSSRQDPLGPTDEFRDMVKALHRADIEVILDVVFNHTAEGGQSGPTLSFRGLDNSMYYILEQDCSRYANYSGTGNTLNANHPVVRRMIVDSLRYWVEEMHVDGFRFDLASILARDVSGHLMPNPPVLWDIESDPVLAGTKIIAEAWDAAGLYQVGSFVGDSWKEWNGRFRDDARSFFRGQDGSVTRFADRLMGSPQIYGHENREVEQSVNFVTCHDGFTLNDLVSYNSKHNEANREGNRDGSDDNLSWNCGVEGPTDDPAVEKLRNRQVKNFLTVTMLSLGVPMILMGDEVRRTQHGNNNAYCLDNEISWFDWTLVTKHADLHRFVKLLIARRRLREVEHEYQRVTLNQLLRDANKAWHGTKLGQPDWGDHSHSIAFTAEIKTQRLLFHMIMNAYREPLDFELPPVENRGKNSWRRWIDTALDSPNDIIGWQTSPPVQNLSYQAAPHSVVVLWRNTSND, from the coding sequence ATGTCTCACATTAACACAAAGGGTCGAAGCTCACCACTCGGCGCAACCGTTTACGAAGACGGCGTTAACTTCAGCGTTTTTTCCCGTAATGCTACAGGTGTAGAACTGTTGTTCTTTGACCACGAGGACAACGACAAGCCGGTACGCAGTATTCAAATTGATCCCTGGGCCGGCCGAACCTATCATTACTGGCATGTCTTTGTGTCAGGCGTACAAGCCGGACAACTTTACGGTTATCGGGTACGCGGACCGCATGAACCTGCCAGGGGGATGAGATTCGATCCATCCAAAGTCCTTCTCGATCCCTATGGCCGCGGTGTTGCTGTTCCCAGGAATTACAGTCGAGAAGCCGCCAGCAAAGCGGGTGACAACGCCGCTGTGGCGATGAAAAGCGTAGTGGTCGATACCCACAAGTATAATTGGGAAGGCGACACGTCGATTAAACGGCCGTCATCACGCATGATCATTTACGAGATGCATGTGCGGGGTTTTACCCGCCATCCCAGTTCAGGGGTTTCCGAAAAGGCACGTGGCACTTACGCCGGCCTGATTGAGAAGATTCCGTATCTTCAGGAACTCGGTGTTACTGCGGTCGAATTACTCCCTGTTTTCCAGTTCGATGCACAGGATTGCCCGCCGGGACTTGTCAACTACTGGGGCTATGCGCCGGTATCTTTCTTTTCCCCGCATCAGGCGTACAGCTCGCGGCAGGATCCGCTTGGTCCGACAGATGAATTCCGTGATATGGTCAAGGCACTGCATCGGGCAGACATTGAGGTTATTCTCGATGTCGTGTTCAATCATACCGCCGAAGGCGGCCAGTCCGGGCCAACGCTGAGTTTCCGCGGATTGGACAACAGCATGTACTACATCCTCGAACAGGATTGTTCCCGTTACGCCAACTACAGCGGAACGGGAAACACCCTCAACGCTAATCATCCTGTCGTGCGCCGCATGATTGTGGATAGTCTCCGCTACTGGGTCGAAGAGATGCATGTAGACGGTTTCCGCTTTGACCTTGCATCGATCCTCGCACGCGACGTGTCAGGGCACCTGATGCCAAACCCGCCGGTGCTCTGGGATATTGAGTCGGATCCGGTTCTTGCAGGCACAAAGATCATCGCCGAGGCATGGGATGCTGCCGGCCTGTATCAGGTGGGCAGTTTCGTTGGAGACAGTTGGAAAGAGTGGAATGGACGATTTCGCGATGATGCTCGCAGCTTCTTCCGCGGCCAGGATGGTTCAGTAACACGCTTTGCCGACAGGCTCATGGGTAGTCCCCAGATATATGGTCATGAGAATCGCGAGGTAGAACAAAGTGTCAACTTTGTGACCTGTCACGATGGTTTTACGCTCAACGACCTTGTCTCCTATAACAGCAAACACAATGAAGCTAACAGGGAAGGCAACCGTGACGGTTCGGATGACAATCTGAGCTGGAACTGCGGCGTAGAGGGACCGACGGATGATCCGGCGGTGGAAAAACTGCGAAACCGCCAGGTAAAAAACTTTTTGACTGTCACGATGCTGTCGCTCGGTGTTCCCATGATTCTGATGGGCGATGAAGTGCGGCGTACCCAGCATGGCAATAATAACGCCTATTGCTTAGACAACGAGATCAGTTGGTTCGACTGGACGCTGGTCACAAAACATGCCGATCTGCACCGGTTTGTGAAATTACTTATTGCGCGGAGGCGACTGAGGGAGGTGGAGCACGAATATCAGCGCGTAACCCTGAACCAGTTGCTCCGTGATGCCAATAAAGCATGGCATGGTACAAAACTTGGTCAGCCGGACTGGGGGGATCATTCGCATAGCATAGCATTCACTGCGGAGATAAAAACACAAAGGCTGCTCTTCCACATGATCATGAACGCATACCGGGAGCCGCTCGACTTCGAATTGCCGCCGGTAGAGAACAGGGGGAAAAATTCCTGGCGTAGGTGGATCGACACTGCCCTCGATTCCCCAAATGACATCATCGGATGGCAAACATCGCCTCCGGTTCAAAATCTTTCCTATCAGGCCGCGCCACACTCTGTGGTCGTACTGTGGAGAAATACATCCAACGATTAA
- a CDS encoding acetate/propionate family kinase, giving the protein MSRAKSEIIRHLKSGIPLFAGFTEELLDKLVSSSRVVSFEQNEAIVHYGAEATHFGVILAGTVTASVIAGGGIRLELGRLEAGSTFGELALMTGEKTLTELIAATRCDVLLIPVSVFQSIIVAEPQVVQHISRTISERFKMLVADPEKAAAALRQSDDPYGFKLRSERPEHILVVNCGSSSLKYTYYDTEDDARQVRGQVERIGLDGTRHVHRGLKGEVTRELPKSGFAEAMAAMVEALRGEPEVSVVAHRVVHGGERFTEATLITDDVLSQLDALSPLAPLHNPVNIAGIREMRRLLPAVPHVAVFDTAFHHTLPSYAYLYGLPYEFYEKQGVRRYGFHGMSHSYVCLRAAQFLGRRPNELEIVSCHLGNGSSLCAVDHGRSVDTTMGFTPVEGLIMGTRCGDVDAGVITFLERTAGLTVPQVDELINKKSGLLGLSGISSDMREILKAAEAGESRALVALKTYCYRVRKYIGAYVAAMGGLDAVVFTGGVGQGSAMVRALALQGLDCMGIRLDEQLNRDARGFDEVCRVSTQDSKVTVLVVPTDEERMMAREALRALSRSYITGVLKTRRQEPIMIEVSAHHIHLTQEHAEALFGKGHQLTPHTDLSQPGQFACKEQVTLVGPKGRIERVRVLGPVRKFTQVEIAMTEQFKLGVHPPIRESGDIKDTPGCTLEGTAGSVKLERGVIYAWRHIHMTPDDALRYGVRDKSVVSVRVAGDRELEFGDVLVRVSPDYRLAMHIDTDEGNASNIQTGARGFIAEIQSQ; this is encoded by the coding sequence ATGAGCAGAGCCAAATCCGAAATAATCCGGCATCTCAAATCCGGCATCCCATTGTTTGCCGGATTTACAGAGGAACTGTTGGACAAACTCGTGAGCAGCTCGCGTGTCGTGTCGTTCGAACAGAACGAGGCCATCGTGCATTACGGCGCGGAAGCTACGCACTTCGGCGTGATCCTGGCCGGTACGGTAACGGCGTCGGTAATTGCCGGCGGTGGCATACGGTTAGAATTGGGGCGGCTCGAAGCGGGCAGCACATTCGGCGAACTGGCGTTGATGACGGGCGAGAAGACGCTGACCGAACTCATTGCCGCAACGCGGTGCGATGTGTTGCTCATACCGGTCTCGGTGTTTCAATCGATCATCGTTGCCGAACCGCAGGTAGTGCAACACATTTCACGGACAATTTCCGAACGGTTCAAGATGCTGGTGGCCGACCCGGAGAAAGCGGCCGCGGCGCTTCGGCAAAGCGATGATCCCTATGGTTTTAAGCTCAGGAGCGAACGGCCGGAGCATATTCTCGTGGTCAACTGCGGTTCATCTTCACTGAAATACACTTACTACGACACCGAAGATGACGCTCGGCAAGTGCGTGGCCAGGTCGAGCGGATCGGGCTGGACGGCACGCGCCATGTTCATCGCGGGTTAAAGGGTGAAGTCACGCGCGAGTTGCCCAAGTCCGGATTTGCCGAGGCGATGGCGGCGATGGTGGAAGCGTTGCGGGGAGAACCCGAAGTCAGCGTCGTCGCGCATCGTGTGGTGCACGGGGGTGAGCGATTCACTGAAGCAACGCTGATCACGGACGACGTGCTCTCGCAGCTCGATGCACTGAGTCCGCTTGCACCGCTGCACAATCCTGTCAATATCGCCGGCATCCGAGAGATGCGCCGGCTGTTACCGGCCGTGCCGCACGTGGCGGTGTTCGACACCGCCTTTCATCACACGTTGCCGTCGTATGCGTATCTGTACGGGCTGCCATACGAGTTCTACGAGAAGCAGGGCGTACGCCGGTACGGTTTTCACGGCATGTCGCACTCGTACGTCTGCCTCCGTGCGGCGCAGTTCCTCGGGCGGAGACCAAACGAACTCGAAATTGTAAGCTGTCATCTTGGCAATGGTTCGTCGTTGTGTGCCGTGGACCATGGACGTTCAGTAGACACTACGATGGGGTTCACGCCGGTTGAGGGGCTGATTATGGGGACGCGCTGCGGAGATGTGGATGCGGGCGTGATCACCTTCCTCGAACGAACAGCGGGCCTTACCGTCCCGCAGGTTGATGAACTGATCAACAAGAAGAGCGGCCTGCTTGGACTGTCTGGTATTTCCAGCGACATGCGCGAAATTCTCAAGGCCGCCGAGGCTGGAGAATCTCGCGCGTTGGTGGCGCTGAAGACCTATTGCTATCGTGTCCGCAAATACATCGGCGCGTACGTCGCCGCCATGGGTGGACTGGATGCTGTGGTCTTTACCGGAGGTGTCGGACAAGGCAGTGCCATGGTGCGCGCGCTTGCCTTACAGGGGTTGGATTGCATGGGCATCCGTCTCGATGAACAACTCAACCGTGACGCGCGCGGGTTCGATGAAGTATGCCGCGTCTCGACACAGGACTCGAAGGTTACGGTGCTGGTTGTGCCGACTGATGAAGAACGGATGATGGCGCGCGAGGCGTTGCGGGCGTTGAGCCGGTCATACATCACGGGTGTGCTCAAAACAAGGCGGCAGGAACCGATCATGATCGAGGTGTCGGCCCATCACATTCATCTCACACAGGAACATGCCGAGGCACTGTTCGGCAAGGGACATCAGCTCACACCGCACACCGACCTTTCGCAGCCCGGTCAGTTTGCCTGCAAAGAGCAAGTCACGCTCGTCGGACCGAAGGGCCGCATCGAACGGGTCCGCGTGCTCGGTCCGGTCCGCAAATTCACGCAGGTCGAAATTGCGATGACCGAACAGTTCAAGCTCGGCGTTCATCCACCAATTCGTGAAAGCGGCGACATCAAGGATACGCCTGGCTGCACGCTCGAAGGCACGGCCGGCAGTGTGAAACTGGAGCGGGGAGTCATCTACGCCTGGCGACACATCCACATGACACCCGACGATGCGCTCCGCTACGGTGTACGCGACAAGTCGGTCGTGAGCGTGCGCGTGGCCGGCGACCGTGAGTTGGAGTTCGGCGATGTACTGGTGCGAGTTTCGCCGGATTACCGGCTGGCAATGCACATTGACACCGATGAAGGAAATGCTTCAAACATCCAGACCGGCGCGCGGGGATTCATAGCGGAAATTCAGAGCCAATGA
- a CDS encoding STAS/SEC14 domain-containing protein has translation MGFNVIGSSGKLISVKITGKLKKAELDQMQAIASELMKREGKIKILVILEDFLGWEKGADWEDTSFQSKHDSDIEKIAIVGDEKWRNLVFAFTGKPFRPVEIEYFTHSQLDRAHAWIA, from the coding sequence ATGGGATTTAACGTTATCGGATCATCTGGTAAACTCATAAGCGTCAAGATAACAGGTAAATTAAAAAAGGCAGAACTTGATCAAATGCAGGCAATTGCCTCAGAACTTATGAAGCGTGAGGGAAAAATCAAAATACTGGTGATCCTAGAAGACTTCCTCGGATGGGAGAAAGGAGCTGATTGGGAGGATACCAGTTTTCAATCAAAACACGATAGTGATATTGAAAAAATTGCCATTGTTGGAGACGAAAAGTGGAGGAATCTGGTATTTGCATTTACCGGGAAACCTTTCCGGCCAGTTGAAATAGAGTATTTTACTCATTCACAACTCGACCGGGCGCATGCCTGGATTGCTTGA
- a CDS encoding YncE family protein produces MKILRTILGIPCLAFVLSGIFFASLRLEATETTLPKEGDIVGTFAVGKNPVRILFDGTHIWVANMNSDTVTKLRARDGATLGTFRVSSGPLDMVFDGTHIWITNSSSGKITKLRASDGAILGTFDAGNFPFAIAFDGTDVWVTNQSGNVVAKFRTSDGTKSGTFDVGTSPRDILYDGKNIWVVNASSNDVTKLRASDGAALGTFRVGFGPRGIAFDGENIWTANFNSANVTKLRADDGALLGTYYVGDNPRGIIFDGKYIWVTNYSSNTVMKLSVSDGAILGTFDTGTGPIGITFDGNYLWVANWLSNTVMKMEGK; encoded by the coding sequence ATGAAAATTCTTAGAACTATTTTGGGTATTCCTTGCCTTGCTTTCGTTTTGTCAGGTATTTTTTTTGCATCGTTGCGTTTAGAAGCTACTGAAACAACCCTACCGAAAGAAGGAGACATCGTGGGTACTTTTGCCGTTGGTAAGAATCCGGTGCGGATACTCTTTGATGGAACACATATCTGGGTTGCGAATATGAACAGTGATACCGTAACAAAGTTGCGGGCACGTGACGGGGCTACGCTGGGTACTTTTCGGGTAAGTTCAGGCCCGCTAGATATGGTCTTTGATGGCACACATATTTGGATTACGAATAGCAGCAGTGGTAAGATAACGAAATTACGAGCAAGTGATGGAGCTATACTTGGTACGTTTGACGCAGGTAACTTTCCTTTTGCAATTGCTTTTGACGGAACTGACGTCTGGGTGACAAATCAAAGTGGAAACGTGGTGGCGAAATTTCGAACGAGTGACGGAACAAAATCAGGTACGTTTGATGTGGGTACAAGCCCACGTGATATACTATACGATGGAAAGAACATCTGGGTAGTAAATGCCAGCAGTAATGACGTAACAAAATTGCGTGCCAGTGACGGCGCTGCATTAGGGACATTTCGGGTGGGTTTCGGACCACGAGGTATTGCCTTTGACGGAGAGAACATCTGGACAGCAAACTTTAACAGCGCTAACGTAACGAAGCTACGGGCGGATGATGGGGCACTATTAGGCACATATTATGTGGGTGATAATCCACGGGGCATTATTTTTGATGGCAAGTATATCTGGGTGACGAATTATAGCAGCAATACGGTAATGAAATTGAGTGTTAGCGATGGCGCTATCTTAGGCACCTTTGATACAGGCACGGGGCCTATAGGAATTACGTTTGATGGTAACTATCTCTGGGTGGCTAATTGGTTAAGTAATACGGTGATGAAGATGGAGGGTAAGTAA
- a CDS encoding YSC84-related protein, with amino-acid sequence MRYVHLTVILFMLAFTAGVFTCVNPAGAATAEEIDRDARSALEQLYLKSPSAKVLGEKASGILVFPRIVKGGFIVGGQFGEGALFKDGSTAGYYNTVQLSYGLQAGVQKYGYALFFMSESAMSWLDKSAGWELGVGPSIVVVDIGAAGAATTTTLQAQIYAFFFSQKGLMAGLGLQGTKVTKIDK; translated from the coding sequence ATGAGATACGTTCATTTAACCGTCATTCTTTTTATGCTTGCATTCACTGCGGGCGTATTTACGTGTGTAAATCCTGCCGGAGCCGCAACCGCGGAAGAAATTGACCGTGATGCCAGAAGTGCCCTTGAGCAATTGTATTTGAAATCCCCTTCAGCGAAAGTGCTGGGAGAAAAGGCAAGCGGCATTCTCGTCTTTCCGCGCATTGTCAAAGGCGGGTTTATTGTGGGTGGACAATTTGGTGAAGGCGCTCTCTTCAAGGATGGAAGTACTGCCGGATATTACAATACGGTCCAGCTTTCGTATGGTCTGCAAGCCGGCGTACAGAAATACGGGTATGCGCTGTTTTTCATGAGCGAATCTGCGATGTCCTGGCTCGACAAGAGCGCCGGCTGGGAACTTGGTGTTGGTCCGAGCATTGTGGTTGTGGATATTGGCGCAGCCGGGGCGGCAACAACCACAACCTTGCAAGCACAGATCTATGCGTTTTTTTTCAGTCAGAAGGGATTGATGGCAGGACTCGGCTTGCAGGGCACAAAAGTCACAAAAATAGATAAATAA